GCAAGGATAGAGGGGGCAATCTGCACTCGATTACTCATGCTCGGCCTTTCGCAACCTGGCGGCGTAAAATCCGTCCATCCCGGCCTCGTTTCCCAAGGTAGACAACGCCCCCTGAGCGGTAACGAAGGGAAGGGCGTCGGCAGGGAGCCACGGCGCCACAGATTCGCGCATACACGCTGAATGATCCCGGCAGAAACGGTCGATCACCTCTTCCGTCTCTTCCGGTTCAGTTGAGCAGGTACTATAGACCAGCACCCCGCCGGGCCGCAAGACAGAGGCCGCCTGCTCGAGGATCTCGCGTTGCAACACCTGATGTCTTGCAAACATGCCGGTGTCTTTGCTCCATTTCGCGTCAGGATGCCGGCGGAGCACGCCGATCCCGCTGCACGGCGCATCCACGAGAATGCGATCGAATATCCCCAGCGAGCCTGCCCGTTGCCCCCCGGGTCCTGGTGATGCCAGCGCACCGATATGCCGCGCATCTCCTACGAGCGGAGTCACGATCGTTGCCCCAAGCCTGTGGCAATTCTCGGCCAACAGTTTCAGGCGCGCGGGCTGCCGGTCCAAGGCCACCACTTCGCCTCGGTTCGCCATCAGATCGGCAAGATGTGTGGCTTTGCCTCCCGGCGCCGCACAGGCATCAAGGATCCGTTCGCCCGGCTGCGGATCAAGCACGAGTGGAATGAGTTGCGCCGCTTCATCCTCGACATAAAACCACCCCTCGCGAAACCCAGGGAGCGCCGTCACGGACTGCCCTCCCTCCACAACAATTCCAGCGGGGCTGACAATGGTCGGCCGCGACCCGATGCCGGCTTTTCCCAACTGTTCAAGAAAAGCCTCCCGTGTCGTTTTCTGTCGATTCACACGCAGCGTAAGAGCAGGAACGGTACTCACGGTCTTGCAGGCCGCTTCAGCCCCCTCATACCCGAGTCGGTTCACCCATCGCTCACACAACCAGAGCGGCACGGCATAGCAAAGCGACAAAGCCTGGGCGGGATCCTGACCAAGATCCGGCAAGGGCGGTTCAGAAGAGCGCATCAGCGCACGTAATACCGCGTTCACCAACCCTCCCCAATCACGCCCGAGTTTGGCCGCATGAGACTTCGCCAAGTTCACCGATTCATTGACCGCTGCGGATTCCGGCACCCGATCCATATAGAGCAGCTGATACGCGCCCATCCGCAGCACGACTTGAATGACCAGTGGAAGACGCGCCAGCGGCTTGCTCAGCACAGGCGCCAATCGCCAATCAAGGGTTTCCTGCCGCCGCAAAACTCCATAGATCAATTCCATTGCGAATGCCCGATCGCGGGGCTCTCCCGCCTCACCGGTCCACATCCGATCAAGGATCTCATCGATCGCATCACCGGACTTCTGGAAGGCCAGCAGCACCGACAAGGCCCGGTGCCGGGCGAAGATGGCGGATTTTCTCTGAGCAGGTTGGATCGATGACATAGCTGTTACATCCGGCGGGAATGCACTACGCGGACTTAGAGCCTCGCCGCCTCGCGATCGTTCGGCAGGGAAGGTCCGGCATCGAAGCGCTGCCCTGCGGCAACGTGATGACCGGCAAGAAACTGTGCCACAGTGAGCCGCTTGCTGTTCGCCGGTTGAACCTCTGTCACTTCAAGAACGCCCTCGCCAGTCGCAACCTGAATCACCTGTTTGGTCACCCCGACGATCGTACCCGGCGCCCCCTGCTTATCCATTGCCCGATGTGAGGCCTTCCAAATCATCCAGCGTTCACCATCGAGAAATGTGTAGGCTCCCGGCCAGGGTGATAGTCCTCTCACGCGATTGGACAGTTGGCTGGCGCTCATCGTCCAATCGATCAGGCCATCTTCCTTCTTCAAAATCGGCGCCATGGTCGCCCGTGAATGGTCCTGAGGAAGAGGTGTAATCGTGCCGGCCTTGAGCTGTCTGATCGTTTCGACCAGCAACCGCCCCCCAATGGCCGCCAGTCTCGGAGCTATCGTTCCCGCAGTGTCGTCGGGATCGATCGCCAGGCTTTCTTGCAGCAGCATCGCCCCGGTATCCATCCCTTCGTCCATCAACATCGTCGTAATACCAGTTTCGCGTTCGCCATTGATCACCGCCCATTGCACCGGCGCAGCCCCCCGATATTTCGGAAGCAGCGACCCATGCACATTCACGCAACCCATGGGGGGCAACGTGAGCACTGAGCCGGGCAAGATTCTGCCGAAGGCGGTCACGGCAATGAGGTCGGGTTTCCAGGCCGCCAAGGCCTCGAGAAATTCTGGCGCTTTGATTTTAAGCGGCTGCAGTAACGGAAGATGTTCCCGCTGCGCGATTACTTTGATCGGTGACGGCGTCAGTACTTGGCCGCGCCCCTTCGGCCGATCCGGCTGCGTGACGATCCCCACCACCTGGTCGTCCGATGCGAGCAGCGCTTCGAGCGAGGGAACGGCAAATTCAGGAGTGCCCATGAAGACAATACGCATGCTATCGCTTTAGCACTGCCCTCGCGCGAATGCAACGGTGGCGCTGGTTCGCTTGACTTGCCGTCTAACCGTTTGTTACTCTCCCTCTGCGGGGTGGAGCAGCCTGGTAGCTCGTTGGGCTCATAACCCAAAGGTCAGAGGTTCAAATCCTCTCCCCGCAACCAATCAGTTCACCCCTATTCTTTTCCTAGCTCATATGCGAAATATCCGGCAGGTGACGTAACGGCATAATCAGCCGTTTGTGCTACTACCTCCTTCGGATCCGCCCCGAACTCTTGATACCTACGTGGCAACAATTAATTTCGGCTTTCAGAAGATTTCTCAGTCTAAAGGCATCGAAGAATAGTCAGTTCGACGGGTCAAATCGAACTCGCCTCGTTGGGTCTACAACTTGAAGAGCGGGCCCCACCCTTGCGAATGGGGCTCGCTCCGCCTTACTGCTCAGGTGAGGAACTTAGAAGCCGGCAGAACCACTAGTCGTACCGCCCTGGCAACGAAGATAGAGCTGGAAAAATCCCTGCCGGTCGCTAAACGCCGCGTTGGAATGTGATCCAACAACAAACCCCGTCGTAAGGGACGGGTATGCCACCTGATTGATAGTGACATAGGCGCTGGAACTATAGCCGACATTTGACACGACATAACCGGATGGGCAGCTCATCGCATAGGAGACGGATTGCCCGAACGACACCGTCTGCACCGGCCCTATTTTAGTAACGAATTTCCCCGTGCCCGTACCGGACGAAGAGTCTTCCTGACAGATCACGGATCCATCGGGATTGATTTGCCTGATCGAGCTACCGCTGGG
The nucleotide sequence above comes from Nitrospira sp.. Encoded proteins:
- the rsmB gene encoding 16S rRNA (cytosine(967)-C(5))-methyltransferase RsmB, with the protein product MSSIQPAQRKSAIFARHRALSVLLAFQKSGDAIDEILDRMWTGEAGEPRDRAFAMELIYGVLRRQETLDWRLAPVLSKPLARLPLVIQVVLRMGAYQLLYMDRVPESAAVNESVNLAKSHAAKLGRDWGGLVNAVLRALMRSSEPPLPDLGQDPAQALSLCYAVPLWLCERWVNRLGYEGAEAACKTVSTVPALTLRVNRQKTTREAFLEQLGKAGIGSRPTIVSPAGIVVEGGQSVTALPGFREGWFYVEDEAAQLIPLVLDPQPGERILDACAAPGGKATHLADLMANRGEVVALDRQPARLKLLAENCHRLGATIVTPLVGDARHIGALASPGPGGQRAGSLGIFDRILVDAPCSGIGVLRRHPDAKWSKDTGMFARHQVLQREILEQAASVLRPGGVLVYSTCSTEPEETEEVIDRFCRDHSACMRESVAPWLPADALPFVTAQGALSTLGNEAGMDGFYAARLRKAEHE
- the fmt gene encoding methionyl-tRNA formyltransferase, producing the protein MRIVFMGTPEFAVPSLEALLASDDQVVGIVTQPDRPKGRGQVLTPSPIKVIAQREHLPLLQPLKIKAPEFLEALAAWKPDLIAVTAFGRILPGSVLTLPPMGCVNVHGSLLPKYRGAAPVQWAVINGERETGITTMLMDEGMDTGAMLLQESLAIDPDDTAGTIAPRLAAIGGRLLVETIRQLKAGTITPLPQDHSRATMAPILKKEDGLIDWTMSASQLSNRVRGLSPWPGAYTFLDGERWMIWKASHRAMDKQGAPGTIVGVTKQVIQVATGEGVLEVTEVQPANSKRLTVAQFLAGHHVAAGQRFDAGPSLPNDREAARL